The DNA region TTCCGGTCGAGGAGCTGCGCAAGAATTTCGACGCGGTCGTTTTGGCCGGCGGCGCCAGCCAAGCCCGCGATCTCAACGTGCCGGGCCGGGAGCTGAAGGGCGTTTATTTGGCGGTCGATTACTTGACCCAGGAGAACAAGGTCAACGCCGGCGACAAGGTACCGGGGCAAGTCTTGGCCACCGGCAAAAAAGTCGTCATCCTCGGCGGCGGCGACACCGGCGCCGACTGCCTGGGTACGGCGGTGCGCCAAGGCGCGGCCTCGATCCATCAATTCGAATTGCTGCCGCGTCCGCCGATCGAGCGCGCGCCGAACAATCCTTGGCCGCAGTGGCCGGTGATCTTCCGGACCTCGCCGGCTCACCAGGAGGCGCTGGAAATCTACGGCGGCCAGGACGTTCGCGATTACTGCATCCTGACCAAGAAGCTCTCGGGCGAGAACGGCCTGTTGAAGAAATTGCACGCCGTCAAGCTGGAGTGGGTTCCTTCGGCCAATGGCGGCCCGCCTCAGATGAAGGAAGTCCCGGGCAGCGAGTTCGAGATCGAATGCGACTTGCTCTTCCTGGCGATGGGCTTCACCGGCTCCGAGAAGCCCGGCATGATCGAGCAGCTCGGCGTCAAGCTCGACGCCCGCGACAACGTCGCCACCGACGAAAACTACATGAGCTCGGTTTCGGGTGTCTTCGCCGCCGGCGACCAGCGCCGCGGCCAATCGCTCATCGTCTGGGCCATCGCCGAGGGCCGCAAATGCGCCCGTGGCGTCGACCAGTTCCTGATGGGGCACTCCGAGCTGCCCTAATTCACCAAAATCATTAATATATTTTAAATAAAATAGGTTATAACCTTAAATTTTTTAA from bacterium includes:
- a CDS encoding glutamate synthase subunit beta; this translates as MGKVTGFMEYHRDHYPERPIEERVKDYREIYKEFPEERLRIQGARCMDCGIPFCHQGCPLGNLIPDWNDLVYKDQWAEAIVRLHATNNFPEFTGTLCPAPCEGSCVLGINDKPVTIKYIELNIIERALEEGWVKPEPPKKLSGKKVAIVGSGPAGLACAQQLRRAGHEVTVFERSDRIGGLLRYGIPDFKMEKRRIELRLKQMEEEGVVFKTKAHIGQNVPVEELRKNFDAVVLAGGASQARDLNVPGRELKGVYLAVDYLTQENKVNAGDKVPGQVLATGKKVVILGGGDTGADCLGTAVRQGAASIHQFELLPRPPIERAPNNPWPQWPVIFRTSPAHQEALEIYGGQDVRDYCILTKKLSGENGLLKKLHAVKLEWVPSANGGPPQMKEVPGSEFEIECDLLFLAMGFTGSEKPGMIEQLGVKLDARDNVATDENYMSSVSGVFAAGDQRRGQSLIVWAIAEGRKCARGVDQFLMGHSELP